The proteins below are encoded in one region of Misgurnus anguillicaudatus chromosome 24, ASM2758022v2, whole genome shotgun sequence:
- the usp16 gene encoding ubiquitin carboxyl-terminal hydrolase 16 isoform X1: protein MGKKKGKDRSADANDDSTDTLGISCSHIRKGIERSLLKRISLKDHWIRCQDCETVKPADSQRAKDEDQTESPADNEMAEDHRETPVVWMCLKCGHRGCGRFSDNQHAIKHYETPRSEPHCLVLSLEVWSVWCYICDEEVQYSSTGPLGQLVTNIRKQVLAEPGKKTTNRKSKKDESVVENPVEQTRGEEKEEIKENQKLNSKHPDTSKTQKASAGVSSAVSVRGLSNLGNTCFFNAVVQNLSQTHLLRDLLKEMTDGKSSLTITPAPSSQLEPLQIQLEKPGSLTLAMCQLLNEIQDTKKGVVTPKELFAQVCKKASRFKGFQQQDSQELLRYLLDGMRAEEVKRVSSGILDALKNSGKHLEAEQAKKVIKEYEKNGAPRNFVERVFGGELSSTVMCKECRTVSLVTEMFLDLSLPVADEAYRKKNQKKTVQYRSSVSEDGDDTTRMVNGNDDMPTGAGSKYQQKKAKKQAKKQAKTQRRQQKLGSKVTVDALTNQNAASSTEEVPPQSDANGSTDMETGESTQEHVGQSADSNTSSLTSSQKDEDDEEPEQESATSVNNRFTALSEEQNSEEISVEGEINEVMEEDGAEEDHLVEEINTMSLNPTSGLESEMENGDDVSVQEKEYTVVNQDPELAFHTLATRAAPGKQDCSVESCLYQFTEVEHLTDNNRLMCVTCTKRQSGPKALEGGKKGVYRDALKQMLISSPPPVLTLHLKRFQQVSYSVCKVNRQVQFPQILDIAPFCSLNCKGVKEDETRVLYSLYGIVEHSGTMRSGHYTAYVKSRTSTHNSVENGSSGSGDVESRKGTWFHVSDSSVHPVTEAKVQSSQAYLLFYERIS from the exons ATGGGTAAAAAGAAAGGGAAAGACAGAAGTGCTGATGCTAATGATGACAGCACTGATACATTAG GTATTTCCTGTAGTCACATTCGTAAAGGAATAGAGCGCAGTTTACTGAAGAGAATCAGCTTGAAAGATCACTGGATCCGGTGTCAAGACTGTGAGACAGTAAAGCCGGCTGACAGTCAGAGAGCAAAAGATGAAGATCAGACCGAAAGTCCTGCAGACAATGAGATGGCAGAAGATCACAGAGAAACTCCAGTGGTGTGGATGTGTCTTAAATGTGGTCACAGA GGTTGTGGGAGATTTTCTGATAATCAGCATGCCATCAAACACTATGAGACCCCTCGATCAGAACCCCACTGCTTGGTGCTCAGTTTGGAGGTTTGGAGCGTCTG GTGTTACATCTGCGATGAAGAAGTCCAGTATTCCAGCACAGGGCCGCTGGGGCAGCTTGTAACAAATATACGAAAACAAGTGCTGGCAGAACCGGGCAAGAAAACCACTAACAGGA AAAGCAAGAAGGATGAGAGCGTAGTGGAGAACCCTGTCGAGCAGACTCGAGGCGAAGAGAAAGAAGAGATCAAGGAGAACCAGAAGCTCAATTCAAAACACCCTGACACCTCCAAAACCCAGAAAGCGTCCGCAGGCGTCTCTAGTGCAGTATCTGTCAGGGGTCTCAGTAATCTGGGCAACACGTGTTTCTTCAATGCAGTCGTGCAG AATTTGTCGCAGACTCACCTGTTGAGAGACCTACTGAAGGAGATGACAGATGGCAAGAGCAGCCTAACCATCACACCTGCACCGTCCTCACAGCTG gagcCTCTCCAGATCCAGCTGGAAAAACCCGGCTCACTCACGCTGGCCATGTGTCAGCTACTGAATGAAATTCAGGACACGAAGAAAGGTGTTGTGACCCCGAAGGAACTATTTGCTCAAGTGTGTAAAAA AGCCTCACGGTTCAAAGGTTTCCAGCAGCAGGACAGTCAGGAGCTTCTGCGATATCTTCTGGACGGCATGAGGGCAGAGGAAGTCAAA AGAGTGAGTTCTGGAATTCTGGATGCTTTGAAAAACTCTGGGAAGCACTTGGAAGCCGAGCAGGCAAAAAAAGTTATAAAAG AGTACGAGAAAAATGGCGCACCCAGGAACTTTGTGGAGCGAGTGTTTGGTGGGGAGTTGAGCAGCACGGTGATGTGTAAGGAATGCAGAACTGTGTCTCTGGTGACCGAGATGTTTCTAGATCTTTCTCTTCCTGTAGCTGATGAG GCCTATAGGAAGAAGAATCAGAAGAAGACCGTACAATATCGTAGCAGTGTCAGTGAGGATGGTGATGACACAACCAGAATGGTCAATGGGAATGACGACATGCCTACAGGAGCAGGAAGCAAATATCAGCAGAAGAAAGCCAAGAAACAGGCCAAAAAACAAGCCAAG ACTCAGCGGCGACAGCAGAAACTGGGGAGTAAAGTCACTGTAGATGCGCTGACCAATCAAAACGCAGCCAGCAGCACAGAGGAGGTaccacctcagagtgatgccaATGGAAGTACTGATATGGAAACGGGTGAAAGTACCCAAGAGCATGTGGGCCAATCAGCAGACAGTAATACCTCATCTCTAACATCATCCCAAAAAGATGAAGATGATGAGGAACCTGAACAAGAATCTGCTACTTCTGTCAACAACCGCTTCACTGCCTTATCAGAAGAGCAGAATTCGGAAGAAATCTCTGTGGAAGGAGAAATAAATGAAGTTATGGAGGAAGACGGTGCTGAAGAAGATCATCTAGTAGAAGAAATAAATACTATGTCCCTGAACCCAACCTCAGGACTGGAAAGTGAGATGGAGAATGGGGATGATGTGTCGGTACAAGAGAAAGAATACACGGTGGTTAATCAGGACCCCGAGCTTGCGTTTCATACATTGGCCACCAGGGCGGCGCCAGGGAAACAGGATTGTTCAGTGGAGTCCTGCCTTTATCAGTTTACAGAGGTTGAACACCTCACGGACAACAACAGGCTGATGTGCGTTACCTGTACAAAACGTCAGTCCGGACCGAAAGCCTTGGAAG GTGGTAAGAAAGGTGTTTACAGAGACGCACTCAAGCAGATGCTGATCTCCTCTCCTCCCCCAGTACTCACACTTCACCTGAAGAGATTTCAACAG GTTTCATACAGTGTTTGTAAGGTAAACCGTCAAGTTCAGTTCCCTCAAATCCTGGATATTGCACCGTTCTGCTCCTTGAACTGCAAG GGAGTGAAGGAGGACGAGACGCGAGTGCTGTATAGCCTTTACGGCATTGTGGAACACAGTGGTACCATGCGGTCAGGACACTACACGGCTTACGTTAAATCCCGAACTTCCACACACAACTCCGTTGAAAACGGCTCAAGTGGTT CAGGTGATGTTGAGTCCAGGAAAGGAACATGGTTCCACGTAAGCGACAGCAGCGTCCATCCGGTTACAGAGGCCAAAGTTCAGAGTTCTCAAGCCTACCTCCTGTTTTACGAAAGGATCTCATAA
- the ccdc150 gene encoding coiled-coil domain-containing protein 150 isoform X1, translating to MSRSVIGAQNVGSTAPESLFSLQRRLQAAEQQSEELVKGLGFLGVSADHLPLNTSAESFSKHPDSPVNIHRPLGAGGDGLLCRRCGCETLVSRVCRLESLLHALKLATFRLETDRELNPSHTARLQEQLNTLQCQYEEEQRSSQREMLQIQDRLQQACEERKEAQQEVLRLRKALESTMYTKMKEREARETAAHLEAEQSHNALLLKVKEMEKGVEKKSGQVKALEADCHALRVERQANKTELKQKKEQILSLERECQQLKDHFGVKETLISELSKEIKSLKMSLQKQNQENSRLVRDGRDLRAAADEVQAERDCVSKHMKEQDLLLDTARRNVQVELQSTISEKLTLEKQLEVLKEDHAKLQQSSSLAQQRAVNHQQILGKTIARLQEELSCALREEETRRKERDQIKSEMSSEMVLLEKQKNLLETQLSDMKVESTTLKSALQRQEKENRALMESLAVMQHQQVTHRQVEQMLWELTDSKNKLAYKKGKLQAQVQQMGEDLKTLNAECAQHCQINITLQNSYTQIQRENHTIKEHLLILQQHHRDTNEVVETLEKVLSSHAVLQHNTQTLQAEMQDRTQELQIHRREKLQAIKEIQKLKAEVEHLQKLTHTTSTKVESLQKALDEAQLDNKKLALSLKQILQDNHEAQEKLNTLSQREEELKEARAEICQLTEHVNSLKKLLKMEKDSGRKSTRKLKKAMDVASAESRDLTQANHKLQQKVAALEKLVSSQMSHLYTRIPQNSSLRIKHLEESLKWLQDEGDEAEVRHRKITDEDHRDFCCTSESFEDEFKPQKLRDNLWTTEKDCTSSTPAQDKSNKTQVCIVDPELEPWAFTLQRWEIKKNSIASGSKPTRPMCTQNTTKLHNSAHVYHEEMCKVQKTPSMKGRLSALPVG from the exons ATGTCCAGGTCAGTAATAGGTGCTCAGAATGTGGGCTCCACTGCCCCTGAGTCCCTCTTCAGCTTACAGAGGCGTCTTCAGGCAGCCGAGCAGCAGTCCGAGGAGTTAGTGAAGGGTCTGGGTTTTTTGGGAGTGTCTGCAGATCATCTTCCCCTGAACACTTCAGCCGAGAGCTTCTCCAAGCACCCGGACAGTCCGGTGAACATCCATCGGCCCCTTGGTGCTGGTGGAGATGGGTTGCTATGTAGACGATGTGGATGTGAAACGCTTGTCTCCCGTGTGTGCCGATTGGAGAGCCTTTTGCACGCTCTCAAACTCGCCACCTTCCGCTTGGAAACGGACAGAGAGCTTAATCCGTCCCACACGG CGCGTCTACAGGAGCAGTTAAACACCCTGCAGTGTCAGTATGAGGAAGAGCAGCGCTCCTCACAGAGAGAGATGCTGCAGATACAGGATCGATTGCAGCAGGCCTGTGAAGAGAGAAAGGAGGCGCAACAGGAGGTGCTCAGACTCAGGAAGGCGCTGGAGAGCACCATGTACACTAAG ATGAAGGAACGAGAAGCACGGGAAACTGCAGCACATCTGGAGGCTGAGcaatcccacaatgcactgcTACTTAAAGTGAAGGAGATGGAGAAAGGGGTAGAGAAGAAAAGTGGACAG GTAAAGGCTCTTGAAGCAGACTGTCACGCCCTACGAGTTGAAAGACAAGCAAACAAGACGGAGCTAAAACAGAAGAAGGAGCAAATTTTGAGCCTGGAGAGAGAGTGTCAACAGCTCAAAGATCATTTCG GTGTGAAAGAGACTCTGATATCAGAGCTGAGCAAAGAGATAAAG AGTTTGAAGATGTCTCTGCAGAAACAAAATCAGGAGAACAGCAGACTCGTGAGAGATGGACGAGATCTCAGAGCAGCTGCAGATGAAGTTCAG GCAGAGCGAGATTGTGTGTCTAAACACATGAAAGAACAAGATCTGCTATTAGACACAGCCAGAAGAAACGTCCAGGTTGAACTACAGAGCACAATATCAGAGAAACTCACCCTAGAGAAACAACT GGAGGTCTTGAAAGAGGATCATGCCAAACTGCAGCAGAGTTCATCTCTCGCTCAGCAGAGAGCTGTCAATCATCAACAGATCCTGGGAAAAACCATTGCAAGGCTTCAGGAGGAGCTCAGCTGTGCACTTAGAGAAGAAGAAACcagaaggaaagagagagatCAGATAAAGAGTGAG ATGAGCTCAGAAATGGTTTTGCTGGAAAAGCAGAAGAATCTTTTAGAAACACAGCTGTCAGACATGAAG GTTGAGTCGACCACATTGAAGTCAGCTCTGCAAAGACAAGAAAAGGAGAACAGGGCACTGATGGAGAGCTTGGCAGTCATGCAGCATCAGCAG GTAACTCACCGTCAGGTAGAACAGATGCTTTGGGAGTTGACAGACAGCAAGAACAAACTGGCTTATAAAAAGGGCAAGCTGCAG GCGCAAGTGCAGCAGATGGGAGAAGACCTGAAAACATTGAATGCTGAATGTGCTCAACACTGTCAGATCAATATTACACTACAGAACAGTTACACACAG ATACAGAGAGAGAACCACACAATTAAAGAGCATCTTCTCATACTACAGCAACACCACAGAGACACA AATGAAGTTGTAGAGACGTTGGAGAAAGTCCTGTCATCTCACGCTGTTCTGCAGCACAACACACAGACATTACAGGCAGAGATGCAAGACAGAACTCAGGAATTACAGATACACAGGAGAGAGAA acTGCAGGCTATAAAAGAGATTCAAAAGCTTAAGGCTGAAGTGGAGCATCTACAAAAGTTGACACACACTACCAGCACTAAG GTTGAGTCTTTGCAAAAAGCACTTGATGAAGCTCAGTTGGACAACAAAAAACTTGCCCTGAGTTTAAAGCAGATCCTACAGGACAACCACGAAGCACAGGAGAAACTAAATACACTGAGCCAGAG AGAGGAGGAGCTTAAAGAAGCAAGGGCAGAGATTTGTCAATTGACAGAACATGTAAATTCCTTAAAGAAACTGCTCAAAATGGAAAAAGACTCTGGGAGGAAGTCAACACGAAAG TTGAAAAAAGCAATGGATGTTGCATCAGCAGAGTCACGTGATCTTACACAAGCCAATCATAAGCTTCAACAGAAGGTGGCTGCACTGGAGAAGCTCGTGTCCAGCCAGATGTCTCATCTGTACACCAGAATACCTCAAAACAGCTCACTTAGAATCAAG catCTGGAAGAGAGTTTAAAATGGCTCCAGGACGAAGGAGATGAGGCAGAAGTGAGACACAGGAAG ATCACAGATGAGGACCACAGAGATTTCTGCTGTACATCTGAGAGCTTTGAGGATGAGTTCAAGCCACAGAAACTCAGAGATAACTTATGGACCACAGAAAAAGACTGCACTTCATCCACTCCAGCTCAggataaaagcaataag ACACAAGTTTGCATTGTTGACCCTGAACTGGAGCCCTGGGCCTTCACGTTACAGCGCTGGGAGATCAAGAAAAACAGCATTGCCAGCGGTTCCAAACCCACAAGACCCATGTGCACACAAAACACCACCAAATTACACAATTCAGCTCACGTATACCATGAAGAAATGTGTAAAGTACAGAAAACACCAAGCAT GAAAGGGCGTCTATCAGCTTTGCCTGTGGGATAA
- the usp16 gene encoding ubiquitin carboxyl-terminal hydrolase 16 isoform X2 yields MGKKKGKDRSADANDDSTDTLGISCSHIRKGIERSLLKRISLKDHWIRCQDCETVKPADSQRAKDEDQTESPADNEMAEDHRETPVVWMCLKCGHRGCGRFSDNQHAIKHYETPRSEPHCLVLSLEVWSVWCYICDEEVQYSSTGPLGQLVTNIRKQVLAEPGKKTTNRKSKKDESVVENPVEQTRGEEKEEIKENQKLNSKHPDTSKTQKASAGVSSAVSVRGLSNLGNTCFFNAVVQNLSQTHLLRDLLKEMTDGKSSLTITPAPSSQLEPLQIQLEKPGSLTLAMCQLLNEIQDTKKGVVTPKELFAQVCKKASRFKGFQQQDSQELLRYLLDGMRAEEVKRVSSGILDALKNSGKHLEAEQAKKVIKEYEKNGAPRNFVERVFGGELSSTVMCKECRTVSLVTEMFLDLSLPVADEAYRKKNQKKTVQYRSSVSEDGDDTTRMVNGNDDMPTGAGSKYQQKKAKKQAKKQAKTQRRQQKLGSKVTVDALTNQNAASSTEEVPPQSDANGSTDMETGESTQEHVGQSADSNTSSLTSSQKDEDDEEPEQESATSVNNRFTALSEEQNSEEISVEGEINEVMEEDGAEEDHLVEEINTMSLNPTSGLESEMENGDDVSVQEKEYTVVNQDPELAFHTLATRAAPGKQDCSVESCLYQFTEVEHLTDNNRLMCVTCTKRQSGPKALEGGKKGVYRDALKQMLISSPPPVLTLHLKRFQQVSYSVCKVNRQVQFPQILDIAPFCSLNCKGVKEDETRVLYSLYGIVEHSGTMRSGHYTAYVKSRTSTHNSVENGSSGCDVESRKGTWFHVSDSSVHPVTEAKVQSSQAYLLFYERIS; encoded by the exons ATGGGTAAAAAGAAAGGGAAAGACAGAAGTGCTGATGCTAATGATGACAGCACTGATACATTAG GTATTTCCTGTAGTCACATTCGTAAAGGAATAGAGCGCAGTTTACTGAAGAGAATCAGCTTGAAAGATCACTGGATCCGGTGTCAAGACTGTGAGACAGTAAAGCCGGCTGACAGTCAGAGAGCAAAAGATGAAGATCAGACCGAAAGTCCTGCAGACAATGAGATGGCAGAAGATCACAGAGAAACTCCAGTGGTGTGGATGTGTCTTAAATGTGGTCACAGA GGTTGTGGGAGATTTTCTGATAATCAGCATGCCATCAAACACTATGAGACCCCTCGATCAGAACCCCACTGCTTGGTGCTCAGTTTGGAGGTTTGGAGCGTCTG GTGTTACATCTGCGATGAAGAAGTCCAGTATTCCAGCACAGGGCCGCTGGGGCAGCTTGTAACAAATATACGAAAACAAGTGCTGGCAGAACCGGGCAAGAAAACCACTAACAGGA AAAGCAAGAAGGATGAGAGCGTAGTGGAGAACCCTGTCGAGCAGACTCGAGGCGAAGAGAAAGAAGAGATCAAGGAGAACCAGAAGCTCAATTCAAAACACCCTGACACCTCCAAAACCCAGAAAGCGTCCGCAGGCGTCTCTAGTGCAGTATCTGTCAGGGGTCTCAGTAATCTGGGCAACACGTGTTTCTTCAATGCAGTCGTGCAG AATTTGTCGCAGACTCACCTGTTGAGAGACCTACTGAAGGAGATGACAGATGGCAAGAGCAGCCTAACCATCACACCTGCACCGTCCTCACAGCTG gagcCTCTCCAGATCCAGCTGGAAAAACCCGGCTCACTCACGCTGGCCATGTGTCAGCTACTGAATGAAATTCAGGACACGAAGAAAGGTGTTGTGACCCCGAAGGAACTATTTGCTCAAGTGTGTAAAAA AGCCTCACGGTTCAAAGGTTTCCAGCAGCAGGACAGTCAGGAGCTTCTGCGATATCTTCTGGACGGCATGAGGGCAGAGGAAGTCAAA AGAGTGAGTTCTGGAATTCTGGATGCTTTGAAAAACTCTGGGAAGCACTTGGAAGCCGAGCAGGCAAAAAAAGTTATAAAAG AGTACGAGAAAAATGGCGCACCCAGGAACTTTGTGGAGCGAGTGTTTGGTGGGGAGTTGAGCAGCACGGTGATGTGTAAGGAATGCAGAACTGTGTCTCTGGTGACCGAGATGTTTCTAGATCTTTCTCTTCCTGTAGCTGATGAG GCCTATAGGAAGAAGAATCAGAAGAAGACCGTACAATATCGTAGCAGTGTCAGTGAGGATGGTGATGACACAACCAGAATGGTCAATGGGAATGACGACATGCCTACAGGAGCAGGAAGCAAATATCAGCAGAAGAAAGCCAAGAAACAGGCCAAAAAACAAGCCAAG ACTCAGCGGCGACAGCAGAAACTGGGGAGTAAAGTCACTGTAGATGCGCTGACCAATCAAAACGCAGCCAGCAGCACAGAGGAGGTaccacctcagagtgatgccaATGGAAGTACTGATATGGAAACGGGTGAAAGTACCCAAGAGCATGTGGGCCAATCAGCAGACAGTAATACCTCATCTCTAACATCATCCCAAAAAGATGAAGATGATGAGGAACCTGAACAAGAATCTGCTACTTCTGTCAACAACCGCTTCACTGCCTTATCAGAAGAGCAGAATTCGGAAGAAATCTCTGTGGAAGGAGAAATAAATGAAGTTATGGAGGAAGACGGTGCTGAAGAAGATCATCTAGTAGAAGAAATAAATACTATGTCCCTGAACCCAACCTCAGGACTGGAAAGTGAGATGGAGAATGGGGATGATGTGTCGGTACAAGAGAAAGAATACACGGTGGTTAATCAGGACCCCGAGCTTGCGTTTCATACATTGGCCACCAGGGCGGCGCCAGGGAAACAGGATTGTTCAGTGGAGTCCTGCCTTTATCAGTTTACAGAGGTTGAACACCTCACGGACAACAACAGGCTGATGTGCGTTACCTGTACAAAACGTCAGTCCGGACCGAAAGCCTTGGAAG GTGGTAAGAAAGGTGTTTACAGAGACGCACTCAAGCAGATGCTGATCTCCTCTCCTCCCCCAGTACTCACACTTCACCTGAAGAGATTTCAACAG GTTTCATACAGTGTTTGTAAGGTAAACCGTCAAGTTCAGTTCCCTCAAATCCTGGATATTGCACCGTTCTGCTCCTTGAACTGCAAG GGAGTGAAGGAGGACGAGACGCGAGTGCTGTATAGCCTTTACGGCATTGTGGAACACAGTGGTACCATGCGGTCAGGACACTACACGGCTTACGTTAAATCCCGAACTTCCACACACAACTCCGTTGAAAACGGCTCAAGTGGTT GTGATGTTGAGTCCAGGAAAGGAACATGGTTCCACGTAAGCGACAGCAGCGTCCATCCGGTTACAGAGGCCAAAGTTCAGAGTTCTCAAGCCTACCTCCTGTTTTACGAAAGGATCTCATAA
- the ccdc150 gene encoding coiled-coil domain-containing protein 150 isoform X2: MSRSVIGAQNVGSTAPESLFSLQRRLQAAEQQSEELVKGLGFLGVSADHLPLNTSAESFSKHPDSPVNIHRPLGAGGDGLLCRRCGCETLVSRVCRLESLLHALKLATFRLETDRELNPSHTARLQEQLNTLQCQYEEEQRSSQREMLQIQDRLQQACEERKEAQQEVLRLRKALESTMYTKMKEREARETAAHLEAEQSHNALLLKVKEMEKGVEKKSGQVKALEADCHALRVERQANKTELKQKKEQILSLERECQQLKDHFGVKETLISELSKEIKSLKMSLQKQNQENSRLVRDGRDLRAAADEVQVLNNKLEVQCSGLNATVQSLIHENTRLQTEYQNNIKAERDCVSKHMKEQDLLLDTARRNVQVELQSTISEKLTLEKQLEVLKEDHAKLQQSSSLAQQRAVNHQQILGKTIARLQEELSCALREEETRRKERDQIKSEMSSEMVLLEKQKNLLETQLSDMKVESTTLKSALQRQEKENRALMESLAVMQHQQVTHRQVEQMLWELTDSKNKLAYKKGKLQAQVQQMGEDLKTLNAECAQHCQINITLQNSYTQIQRENHTIKEHLLILQQHHRDTNEVVETLEKVLSSHAVLQHNTQTLQAEMQDRTQELQIHRREKLQAIKEIQKLKAEVEHLQKLTHTTSTKVESLQKALDEAQLDNKKLALSLKQILQDNHEAQEKLNTLSQREEELKEARAEICQLTEHVNSLKKLLKMEKDSGRKSTRKLKKAMDVASAESRDLTQANHKLQQKVAALEKLVSSQMSHLYTRIPQNSSLRIKHLEESLKWLQDEGDEAEVRHRKITDEDHRDFCCTSESFEDEFKPQKLRDNLWTTEKDCTSSTPAQDKSNKTQVCIVDPELEPWAFTLQRWEIKKNSIASGSKPTRPMCTQNTTKLHNSAHVYHEEMCKVQKTPSMKGRLSALPVG; encoded by the exons ATGTCCAGGTCAGTAATAGGTGCTCAGAATGTGGGCTCCACTGCCCCTGAGTCCCTCTTCAGCTTACAGAGGCGTCTTCAGGCAGCCGAGCAGCAGTCCGAGGAGTTAGTGAAGGGTCTGGGTTTTTTGGGAGTGTCTGCAGATCATCTTCCCCTGAACACTTCAGCCGAGAGCTTCTCCAAGCACCCGGACAGTCCGGTGAACATCCATCGGCCCCTTGGTGCTGGTGGAGATGGGTTGCTATGTAGACGATGTGGATGTGAAACGCTTGTCTCCCGTGTGTGCCGATTGGAGAGCCTTTTGCACGCTCTCAAACTCGCCACCTTCCGCTTGGAAACGGACAGAGAGCTTAATCCGTCCCACACGG CGCGTCTACAGGAGCAGTTAAACACCCTGCAGTGTCAGTATGAGGAAGAGCAGCGCTCCTCACAGAGAGAGATGCTGCAGATACAGGATCGATTGCAGCAGGCCTGTGAAGAGAGAAAGGAGGCGCAACAGGAGGTGCTCAGACTCAGGAAGGCGCTGGAGAGCACCATGTACACTAAG ATGAAGGAACGAGAAGCACGGGAAACTGCAGCACATCTGGAGGCTGAGcaatcccacaatgcactgcTACTTAAAGTGAAGGAGATGGAGAAAGGGGTAGAGAAGAAAAGTGGACAG GTAAAGGCTCTTGAAGCAGACTGTCACGCCCTACGAGTTGAAAGACAAGCAAACAAGACGGAGCTAAAACAGAAGAAGGAGCAAATTTTGAGCCTGGAGAGAGAGTGTCAACAGCTCAAAGATCATTTCG GTGTGAAAGAGACTCTGATATCAGAGCTGAGCAAAGAGATAAAG AGTTTGAAGATGTCTCTGCAGAAACAAAATCAGGAGAACAGCAGACTCGTGAGAGATGGACGAGATCTCAGAGCAGCTGCAGATGAAGTTCAG GTGTTGAATAATAAGTTAGAGGTTCAGTGTTCAGGGCTGAATGCTACAGTACAGTCATTAATACACGAAAACACTCGGTTACAGACAGAATATCAAAACAACATTAAG GCAGAGCGAGATTGTGTGTCTAAACACATGAAAGAACAAGATCTGCTATTAGACACAGCCAGAAGAAACGTCCAGGTTGAACTACAGAGCACAATATCAGAGAAACTCACCCTAGAGAAACAACT GGAGGTCTTGAAAGAGGATCATGCCAAACTGCAGCAGAGTTCATCTCTCGCTCAGCAGAGAGCTGTCAATCATCAACAGATCCTGGGAAAAACCATTGCAAGGCTTCAGGAGGAGCTCAGCTGTGCACTTAGAGAAGAAGAAACcagaaggaaagagagagatCAGATAAAGAGTGAG ATGAGCTCAGAAATGGTTTTGCTGGAAAAGCAGAAGAATCTTTTAGAAACACAGCTGTCAGACATGAAG GTTGAGTCGACCACATTGAAGTCAGCTCTGCAAAGACAAGAAAAGGAGAACAGGGCACTGATGGAGAGCTTGGCAGTCATGCAGCATCAGCAG GTAACTCACCGTCAGGTAGAACAGATGCTTTGGGAGTTGACAGACAGCAAGAACAAACTGGCTTATAAAAAGGGCAAGCTGCAG GCGCAAGTGCAGCAGATGGGAGAAGACCTGAAAACATTGAATGCTGAATGTGCTCAACACTGTCAGATCAATATTACACTACAGAACAGTTACACACAG ATACAGAGAGAGAACCACACAATTAAAGAGCATCTTCTCATACTACAGCAACACCACAGAGACACA AATGAAGTTGTAGAGACGTTGGAGAAAGTCCTGTCATCTCACGCTGTTCTGCAGCACAACACACAGACATTACAGGCAGAGATGCAAGACAGAACTCAGGAATTACAGATACACAGGAGAGAGAA acTGCAGGCTATAAAAGAGATTCAAAAGCTTAAGGCTGAAGTGGAGCATCTACAAAAGTTGACACACACTACCAGCACTAAG GTTGAGTCTTTGCAAAAAGCACTTGATGAAGCTCAGTTGGACAACAAAAAACTTGCCCTGAGTTTAAAGCAGATCCTACAGGACAACCACGAAGCACAGGAGAAACTAAATACACTGAGCCAGAG AGAGGAGGAGCTTAAAGAAGCAAGGGCAGAGATTTGTCAATTGACAGAACATGTAAATTCCTTAAAGAAACTGCTCAAAATGGAAAAAGACTCTGGGAGGAAGTCAACACGAAAG TTGAAAAAAGCAATGGATGTTGCATCAGCAGAGTCACGTGATCTTACACAAGCCAATCATAAGCTTCAACAGAAGGTGGCTGCACTGGAGAAGCTCGTGTCCAGCCAGATGTCTCATCTGTACACCAGAATACCTCAAAACAGCTCACTTAGAATCAAG catCTGGAAGAGAGTTTAAAATGGCTCCAGGACGAAGGAGATGAGGCAGAAGTGAGACACAGGAAG ATCACAGATGAGGACCACAGAGATTTCTGCTGTACATCTGAGAGCTTTGAGGATGAGTTCAAGCCACAGAAACTCAGAGATAACTTATGGACCACAGAAAAAGACTGCACTTCATCCACTCCAGCTCAggataaaagcaataag ACACAAGTTTGCATTGTTGACCCTGAACTGGAGCCCTGGGCCTTCACGTTACAGCGCTGGGAGATCAAGAAAAACAGCATTGCCAGCGGTTCCAAACCCACAAGACCCATGTGCACACAAAACACCACCAAATTACACAATTCAGCTCACGTATACCATGAAGAAATGTGTAAAGTACAGAAAACACCAAGCAT GAAAGGGCGTCTATCAGCTTTGCCTGTGGGATAA